The sequence below is a genomic window from Sneathiella marina.
ATGTCTTTTCCTGATCTGTGAGACGCTCATACCGCCTGGTTGAGGCGTCGCCCGCTAAATTTATCCTTTGAAAATGTGATAAATTATTTCTTTGAAGAAACTGGTTCAGAAGAATTTCACGCACCGAAGGCTGCTTTCACAGAAGACAATCGGGTCTGCCAGGACATATTCCCGCTCAGTACAAGAGTTCGATACTCGGCTCCACGCGCCGTATCTGGATTAATTGCAATATCCAAAAAATCATCTGGTAAATAGGGACCCATGCGGTCTGCCCATTCAATGAGGCAAATTCCGTTATCAAATGCTTCGTCAACATCCAGTTCCAGAACTTCATCGGGCGTTTCCACGCGATAGAAATCATAGTGATAAACCGTCGTGTTTTGGGCCGGAATATCATATGTCAAAAGTAAATTAAATGTGGGACTCGGAACTTCCAGTGCAGGATCGATTAGAGACTGCAATACGGCGCGTATAAATGCTGTCTTACCCGCACCTAAAGTGCCAGACAGTGTCACGACATCACCGGTTTTCAAGATGGACGAAAAGTGATGCGCAAAAGCTATTGTCTCTGATTGAGATTGCAAATGCTTTTCCAAAATCACAGGCTGTTCAGGCATTATGTATCAAGAGACCTGTTTATGCTGTGATGGCGTCGCCACGGAAACAGGAAGATAGCAAGAGACAGAGGTTCCAACATTTTCCTCGGATATTAACTCGACATGGCCACCATGCATTTCCACAAAGCTTTTAACCAAAGCCAAGCCCAACCCCGCGCCAGCATTTTGCCGCGTCGTATCGCCTTTTGAAAACCGATCAAAAATCTGGCCTTGCAGTTCTTTCGCTATTCCCTTGCCGGTATCACTTACCGTTAAGACATATTCTTCCGCCGTTTTCTCAGCAATTAGCTTTATTTCCCCGTTTTTGGGCGTAAATTTAATGGCATTACTAAACAGGTTGAAGACGACCTGCTTGATCCGCCTTTCGTCCACATCAACCATACCGAGATCTTCGCTTATAATTGTCTCAACCGCGAGATCCCGTTTCTTCGCCCGTTCATGGACCATGGTGACAACATTTGCCAATATCGCACTTAAGTCCACAGGATGTTTTTCCAGCTCTATCTGGCCCGCCTGAATATTTGCCATATCCAGAATATCGTTTATCAATAGCAGCAAGTGGTTTGAGCTATTCACAATTCCCTGGCCATATTCCGCTTGTTTTTCATTCAAGGGGCCGAAAAACTCTTTTACCAATATTTCTGCAAATCCGATGATTGTATTCAACGGCGTTCGAAGTTCGTGACTGACACTTGCAACAAATTCCGTTTTCATTTTATCAGCAGCTTCCAGGGCTTCATTCTTTTCTGTTAACGCCCGC
It includes:
- the tsaE gene encoding tRNA (adenosine(37)-N6)-threonylcarbamoyltransferase complex ATPase subunit type 1 TsaE, producing MPEQPVILEKHLQSQSETIAFAHHFSSILKTGDVVTLSGTLGAGKTAFIRAVLQSLIDPALEVPSPTFNLLLTYDIPAQNTTVYHYDFYRVETPDEVLELDVDEAFDNGICLIEWADRMGPYLPDDFLDIAINPDTARGAEYRTLVLSGNMSWQTRLSSVKAAFGA